A genomic segment from Bubalus kerabau isolate K-KA32 ecotype Philippines breed swamp buffalo chromosome 14, PCC_UOA_SB_1v2, whole genome shotgun sequence encodes:
- the LOC129627239 gene encoding heat shock factor-binding protein 1-like has protein sequence MAETDPKTVQDLTSVVQTFLQQMQDKFQTMSDQIIGRIDDMSSRIDDLEKNIADLMTQAGVEELDSENKIPATQKS, from the coding sequence ATGGCCGAGACTGACCCCAAGACCGTGCAGGATCTCACCTCAGTGGTGCAGACATTCCTGCAACAGATGCAAGATAAATTTCAGACCATGTCCGACCAgatcattggaagaattgatgacATGAGCAGTCGCATTGATGACCTGGAGAAGAACATAGCAGACCTCATGACGCAGGCCGGGGTGGAAGAGCTGGACAGTGAAAACAAGATCCCGGCCACACAGAAGAGCTGA